From the genome of Streptomyces sp. NBC_01260, one region includes:
- a CDS encoding polysaccharide deacetylase family protein, with the protein MQGPGGTGRGRGHLRRRSGHAVLAALLVAAVGSGCGAGTDSRTATGAGPGAKALAGQPGGPAGNAGAAGTRAVQAEKARLAQAARVVAAKKWGLAGTPLAAPAPPAVKPHITTRKGFEVEGGDDSLPPVFTTVPTEKKIVFLTMDDGDDKDPELLRMMSDLNIPYSAFLSDYLVRDDYAYFKDAQSRGVTLNNHTLHHRYLPGLSHDEQKREICDQQDIIEKQFGSRPRLFRPPYGNYNGDTLRIAKSCGITAVPLWSEEAFPDHMEWREEDQDLHPGDIILTHFRGQKEWKGSMPDLVRAVMKVITDKGYAVARLEDYV; encoded by the coding sequence ATGCAGGGGCCGGGCGGGACGGGGCGCGGGCGGGGACACCTGCGGCGCCGGTCCGGCCACGCGGTCCTGGCCGCGCTCCTGGTCGCCGCGGTCGGCTCCGGCTGCGGGGCCGGGACCGACAGCCGCACCGCCACCGGGGCCGGGCCGGGGGCCAAGGCCCTCGCCGGGCAGCCGGGCGGCCCGGCCGGGAACGCGGGGGCGGCGGGCACGCGTGCCGTGCAGGCCGAGAAGGCGCGCCTCGCCCAGGCCGCCCGCGTGGTCGCCGCCAAGAAGTGGGGCCTGGCGGGCACGCCGCTGGCCGCGCCCGCCCCGCCCGCCGTGAAGCCGCACATCACCACCCGCAAGGGCTTCGAGGTCGAGGGCGGTGACGACTCGCTGCCGCCGGTCTTCACCACGGTCCCGACCGAGAAGAAGATCGTCTTCCTGACGATGGACGACGGGGACGACAAGGACCCCGAACTGCTGCGGATGATGTCGGACCTGAACATCCCGTACAGCGCGTTCCTCAGCGACTACCTGGTGCGCGACGACTACGCCTACTTCAAGGACGCGCAGTCCCGTGGCGTCACCCTCAACAACCACACGCTCCACCACCGTTACCTGCCCGGTCTCTCCCACGACGAGCAGAAGCGGGAGATCTGCGACCAGCAGGACATCATCGAGAAGCAGTTCGGCAGCCGCCCCCGGCTCTTCCGGCCGCCGTACGGCAACTACAACGGCGACACGCTCCGGATCGCCAAGTCCTGCGGCATCACCGCCGTACCCCTGTGGTCGGAGGAGGCCTTCCCCGACCACATGGAGTGGCGGGAGGAGGACCAGGACCTGCACCCCGGAGACATCATCCTCACGCACTTCCGCGGCCAGAAGGAATGGAAGGGCTCCATGCCCGACCTGGTCCGGGCCGTCATGAAGGTCATCACGGACAAGGGATACGCCGTGGCCCGGCTGGAGGACTACGTATGA
- a CDS encoding THUMP-like domain-containing protein: MGQVNALAPTGPPDAPDPSGTPDPIAGFLALRTPEGAELLAGLRSYDPATELATATRLRRSHPAALVSAALGQARLRQRAVAKFGAEDAHRMFFTPNGVEQATRTSVAAYRAARFAGTGVRSVADLCCGIGGDAIALARAGIRVLAVDRDPLTAEVAAANAVALGLEELIEVRCADVTEIDTSPCDAVFVDPARRGGRGRIFDPEAYSPPLSWATAAALKAPRAALKIAPGVPHEAIGPQAEAEWISDGGEVKEAVLWFGEGFEAGAYRATLLPSGATLSAPAVLPAPPVGPVGRYLYEPDGAVIRAHLVADIVNRCDGRLIDEMIAYVTSDELYDSPYTAGYEITDQLPFNTKRLKALLREREVGVLTVKKRGSPVEPEELRRKMKLRGPNRATVFLTRVADAPTMLIGHPVTGPEAGLG; encoded by the coding sequence ATGGGGCAGGTGAACGCTCTCGCCCCGACCGGCCCGCCCGACGCCCCCGACCCGTCCGGCACCCCCGACCCCATCGCCGGCTTCCTGGCCCTGCGCACCCCGGAGGGCGCCGAGTTGCTGGCCGGGCTGCGGTCCTACGACCCCGCCACGGAACTCGCCACCGCCACCCGGCTGCGCCGCAGCCACCCCGCCGCCCTCGTCTCGGCGGCGCTGGGGCAGGCCCGGCTGCGGCAGCGGGCGGTGGCGAAGTTCGGCGCCGAGGACGCGCACCGGATGTTCTTCACGCCGAACGGGGTGGAGCAGGCGACCCGCACCTCGGTGGCGGCCTACCGCGCCGCACGGTTCGCGGGCACCGGGGTGCGCAGCGTCGCCGACCTCTGCTGCGGCATCGGCGGGGACGCCATCGCCCTCGCCCGCGCCGGGATCCGCGTCCTCGCCGTGGACCGCGACCCGCTGACCGCCGAGGTGGCCGCGGCCAACGCCGTCGCGCTCGGCCTGGAAGAGCTGATCGAGGTGCGGTGCGCCGATGTCACGGAGATCGACACCTCGCCCTGTGACGCGGTGTTCGTCGACCCGGCCCGCCGGGGCGGCCGCGGCCGGATCTTCGACCCGGAGGCCTACTCCCCGCCTCTCTCCTGGGCGACCGCCGCCGCGCTGAAGGCCCCCAGGGCTGCGCTGAAGATCGCCCCGGGAGTCCCGCACGAGGCGATCGGCCCGCAGGCGGAGGCCGAGTGGATCTCGGACGGCGGCGAGGTGAAGGAGGCGGTGCTCTGGTTCGGCGAGGGCTTCGAGGCCGGTGCGTACCGGGCCACCCTGCTCCCGTCCGGAGCCACCCTGTCGGCTCCGGCGGTGCTGCCCGCCCCGCCGGTCGGACCGGTCGGCCGCTACCTGTACGAGCCGGACGGCGCGGTGATCCGGGCCCATCTGGTCGCCGACATCGTGAACCGGTGCGACGGCCGGCTGATCGACGAGATGATCGCGTACGTCACGAGCGACGAGCTGTACGACTCCCCGTACACCGCCGGGTACGAGATCACCGATCAGCTCCCGTTCAACACGAAGCGGCTGAAGGCGCTGCTGCGGGAGCGCGAGGTCGGCGTCCTGACGGTCAAGAAGCGCGGCTCCCCGGTCGAACCGGAGGAGCTGCGAAGGAAGATGAAGCTCCGGGGCCCGAACAGGGCCACCGTCTTCCTGACCCGGGTCGCCGACGCCCCGACGATGCTGATCGGCCACCCCGTGACCGGCCCGGAGGCCGGTCTCGGCTGA
- a CDS encoding VOC family protein gives MQKITTFLWFDHDQAEEAADHYISVIGGDSRVLDVTRWTPSSPGEAGAVMTVRFQLAGTEYIAFNGGPEFPFSEAVSLSVDCASQEEADELWDRLTADGGQESQCGWLKDRFGVSWQIIPPGLGDALTDPDPDKAARAMKAMLGMKRLDIEALRNA, from the coding sequence ATGCAGAAGATCACCACGTTCCTGTGGTTCGACCACGACCAGGCCGAGGAGGCCGCGGACCACTACATCTCGGTGATCGGCGGCGACTCCCGCGTCCTGGACGTGACCCGCTGGACCCCGTCGTCACCCGGCGAGGCGGGCGCCGTGATGACCGTGCGGTTCCAGCTGGCGGGCACCGAGTACATCGCGTTCAACGGCGGCCCCGAGTTCCCCTTCAGCGAGGCGGTCTCCCTCTCCGTCGACTGCGCGTCGCAGGAGGAGGCGGACGAGCTGTGGGACAGGCTCACCGCGGACGGCGGACAGGAGAGCCAGTGCGGCTGGCTCAAGGACAGGTTCGGCGTCTCCTGGCAGATCATCCCGCCCGGCCTCGGCGATGCCCTGACCGACCCGGACCCGGACAAGGCGGCCCGCGCCATGAAGGCGATGCTCGGCATGAAGCGGCTCGACATCGAGGCCCTGCGCAACGCCTGA
- a CDS encoding RNA polymerase sigma factor: MTAASAVETVFRIESARIIAGVARIVRDVGIAEELAQDALVAALEQWPESGVPDNPGAWLMATAKHRAIDLVRRRETYARKLSAMGRDLDGAGHAPEPGPADPDDINDDLLRLIFTSCHPVLSTEARIALTLRLLGGLTTEEIARAFLTSEPTVAQRIVRAKRTLGRAGVPFEVPYGPERAARLGSVLEVIYLVFNEGYAATAGDDWLRPALCEDALRLARVLTGLMPQEPEAHGLAALLELQASRTAARTGPDGAPVLLADQNRARWDRLLIRRGFAALLRASETASGAASGTAGQALGPYALQAAIVACHARAARYEDTDWAAITALYDRLAALTPSPVVELNRAVAVSMAEGPAAGLVLVDALAADPALKGYHLLPSVRGDLLVRMGRTDEARAEFVRAAELTRNERERAMLLDRAGR, from the coding sequence GTGACGGCAGCGAGCGCGGTTGAGACGGTGTTCAGGATCGAGTCCGCGCGGATCATCGCCGGTGTCGCCCGGATCGTGCGGGACGTGGGCATCGCCGAGGAGCTCGCGCAGGACGCCCTGGTCGCCGCGCTGGAGCAGTGGCCGGAGTCGGGTGTCCCGGACAATCCGGGAGCCTGGCTCATGGCCACCGCCAAGCACCGCGCCATCGACCTCGTACGCCGCCGCGAGACGTACGCCCGCAAGCTGTCCGCGATGGGCCGCGACCTGGACGGGGCGGGCCACGCCCCGGAGCCGGGACCGGCCGATCCGGACGACATCAATGACGACCTGCTGCGGCTGATCTTCACCTCCTGTCATCCGGTGCTCTCCACCGAGGCCCGGATCGCCCTCACCCTGCGGCTGCTGGGCGGCCTCACCACCGAGGAGATCGCCCGCGCCTTCCTCACCTCCGAGCCGACCGTCGCCCAGCGGATCGTCCGGGCCAAACGGACGCTCGGCCGGGCCGGCGTCCCCTTCGAGGTGCCGTACGGACCCGAGCGCGCCGCCCGGCTCGGCTCCGTGCTCGAAGTGATCTACCTCGTCTTCAACGAGGGCTACGCCGCGACCGCCGGGGACGACTGGCTGCGCCCGGCGCTCTGCGAGGACGCCCTGCGGCTGGCCCGGGTGCTGACCGGCCTGATGCCGCAGGAGCCCGAGGCGCACGGACTGGCCGCGCTGCTGGAGCTCCAGGCCTCGCGCACCGCCGCCAGGACCGGACCGGACGGCGCGCCGGTGCTGCTCGCGGACCAGAACCGGGCCCGCTGGGACCGGCTGCTGATCCGCCGCGGCTTCGCGGCCCTGCTCCGGGCGAGTGAAACGGCGAGCGGGGCGGCGAGCGGGACGGCGGGGCAGGCGCTGGGCCCGTACGCCCTGCAGGCCGCGATCGTCGCCTGCCACGCACGGGCGGCGCGGTACGAGGACACCGACTGGGCCGCCATCACGGCGCTCTACGACCGCCTCGCCGCCCTGACCCCGTCGCCGGTCGTCGAGCTCAACCGTGCCGTCGCCGTCTCCATGGCCGAGGGCCCGGCGGCCGGTCTGGTCCTGGTCGATGCCCTGGCCGCGGACCCCGCGCTCAAGGGCTACCACTTGCTGCCGAGCGTCCGCGGGGATCTGCTGGTGAGGATGGGGCGTACGGACGAGGCGCGCGCCGAGTTCGTACGAGCGGCGGAGCTGACCCGGAACGAACGGGAGCGGGCGATGCTGCTGGACCGGGCCGGCCGATGA
- a CDS encoding YciI family protein: MPRFMSLIRIDEQAAAGFEPDPGLEKRMGALFEEITNAGVMLETAGLAPTSQATRVHWSGGRLSYTDGPFTETKEVVGGYAILQCKDKEEALEWTRRFLRIHPESWSVTSEVRAIDEG, translated from the coding sequence ATGCCGCGCTTCATGTCACTCATCCGCATCGACGAGCAGGCCGCCGCCGGATTCGAGCCCGACCCCGGCCTGGAGAAGCGGATGGGCGCCCTGTTCGAGGAGATCACCAATGCCGGGGTGATGCTGGAGACGGCCGGTCTCGCGCCGACCTCCCAGGCCACCCGCGTCCACTGGTCCGGGGGCAGGCTCAGTTACACCGACGGCCCCTTCACCGAGACCAAGGAGGTCGTCGGCGGATACGCCATCCTCCAGTGCAAGGACAAGGAGGAGGCGCTGGAGTGGACCAGGCGGTTCCTGCGGATTCACCCGGAGAGCTGGAGCGTCACCTCCGAGGTCCGCGCCATCGACGAAGGCTGA
- the tsaD gene encoding tRNA (adenosine(37)-N6)-threonylcarbamoyltransferase complex transferase subunit TsaD — protein sequence MADEPLVLGIETSCDETGVGIVRGTTLLADAVASSVDTHARFGGVVPEIASRAHLEAMVPTIERALKEAGVSGRDLDGISVTAGPGLAGALLVGVSAAKAYAYALNKPLYGVNHLASHICVDQLEHGPLPEPTMALLVSGGHSSLLLAPDITNDVRPLGATIDDAAGEAFDKIARVLHLGFPGGPVIDRLAKEGDPEAIAFPRGLSGSRDPAYDFSFSGLKTSVARWIEAKRAAGEEVPVRDVAASFQEAVVDVLTRKAVRACKDEGVDHLMIGGGVAANSRLRALAQERCERAGIRLRVPRPGLCTDNGAMVAALGAEMVARNRPASDLELSADSSLPVTETHVPGSAHAHAHTHDHVHEISKDNLYS from the coding sequence ATGGCTGACGAACCGCTCGTACTCGGCATCGAGACCTCCTGCGACGAGACCGGCGTCGGCATCGTCCGCGGGACGACGCTGCTCGCCGACGCCGTCGCGTCCAGTGTCGACACGCACGCGCGCTTCGGCGGCGTCGTCCCGGAGATCGCCTCCCGCGCGCATCTGGAGGCGATGGTCCCGACCATCGAGCGCGCGCTGAAGGAGGCCGGGGTCAGCGGCCGCGACCTCGACGGCATCTCCGTCACCGCCGGTCCGGGACTCGCGGGCGCCCTGCTCGTCGGCGTCTCGGCGGCGAAGGCGTACGCGTACGCGCTGAACAAGCCGCTCTACGGGGTGAACCACCTGGCCTCGCACATCTGCGTCGACCAGCTGGAGCACGGCCCGCTGCCCGAGCCGACCATGGCGCTGCTCGTCAGCGGCGGGCACTCCTCGCTGCTGCTGGCGCCGGACATCACCAACGACGTACGGCCGCTGGGCGCGACCATCGACGACGCGGCGGGCGAGGCCTTCGACAAGATCGCCCGGGTGCTGCACCTCGGCTTCCCCGGCGGCCCGGTCATCGACCGCCTCGCGAAGGAGGGCGACCCGGAGGCCATCGCGTTCCCGCGCGGTCTGAGCGGCTCGCGCGACCCCGCGTACGACTTCTCCTTCTCCGGCCTGAAGACCTCCGTCGCCCGCTGGATCGAGGCGAAGCGCGCGGCGGGCGAGGAGGTGCCGGTACGGGACGTGGCGGCGTCCTTCCAGGAGGCCGTGGTGGACGTGCTCACCCGCAAGGCCGTCCGCGCCTGCAAGGACGAGGGCGTCGACCACCTGATGATCGGCGGCGGAGTCGCGGCCAACTCGCGGCTGCGGGCACTCGCCCAGGAGCGCTGCGAGCGGGCCGGCATCCGGCTGCGGGTGCCGCGGCCGGGGCTGTGCACCGACAACGGGGCGATGGTCGCGGCGCTGGGCGCGGAGATGGTGGCCCGCAACCGGCCGGCCTCGGACCTGGAGCTGTCGGCCGACTCCTCGCTGCCGGTCACCGAGACGCACGTACCGGGCAGCGCCCATGCCCATGCCCACACGCACGACCACGTGCACGAGATCAGCAAGGACAACCTCTACTCGTGA
- the rimI gene encoding ribosomal protein S18-alanine N-acetyltransferase: MTTATAVLREMRWWDIDPVLDLEHELFPDDAWSPGMFWSELAHARGPQATRRYVVAEDPVTGRIVGYAGLAAAGDLADVQTIAVSRGHWGGGLGSELLTDLLKHATAFECAEVLLEVRVDNTRAQKLYERFGFEPIGFRRGYYQPGNIDALVMRLHVHEEDVQAPVQETETD; encoded by the coding sequence GTGACCACCGCGACCGCTGTACTGCGCGAGATGCGCTGGTGGGACATCGACCCGGTGCTCGACCTCGAACATGAGCTGTTCCCGGACGACGCCTGGTCACCCGGCATGTTCTGGTCCGAGCTGGCGCACGCCCGCGGCCCGCAGGCCACCCGCCGCTATGTGGTCGCCGAGGACCCGGTCACCGGCCGGATCGTCGGGTACGCGGGACTGGCAGCGGCCGGTGACCTCGCCGACGTCCAGACGATCGCCGTCTCCCGCGGCCACTGGGGCGGCGGCCTCGGCTCCGAGCTGCTGACCGATCTGCTGAAGCACGCCACGGCCTTCGAGTGCGCCGAGGTGCTCCTGGAGGTCCGGGTCGACAACACCCGGGCGCAGAAGCTGTACGAGCGCTTCGGCTTCGAACCGATCGGCTTCCGCCGCGGCTACTACCAGCCGGGCAACATCGACGCGCTCGTCATGCGCCTGCACGTACACGAAGAAGACGTACAGGCACCCGTACAAGAGACAGAGACTGACTGA
- the tsaB gene encoding tRNA (adenosine(37)-N6)-threonylcarbamoyltransferase complex dimerization subunit type 1 TsaB, which translates to MDTATPAVTVALHDGTRVVTESGQVDARRHGELLLPAVDRVLAAAGVKLDAVTDVVVGVGPGPYTGLRVGLVTAATFGSVLSVPVHGVCTLDGLAYAAGQAGIEGPFAVATDARRKEVYWARYEDPRTRTGEPAVDRPADIAAQLAGVPVVGAGAVLYPDAFPDARGPEHVAAGALAALAAERLASGADMLPPQPLYLRRPDAQVPKNYKVVTPK; encoded by the coding sequence ATGGATACCGCCACCCCCGCCGTCACCGTCGCCCTGCACGACGGGACCCGTGTCGTCACCGAGTCCGGTCAGGTCGACGCCCGGAGGCACGGGGAGCTGCTGCTGCCCGCCGTCGACCGGGTCCTCGCCGCTGCCGGGGTGAAACTCGACGCCGTGACGGACGTGGTCGTCGGCGTCGGCCCCGGCCCGTACACCGGACTGCGGGTCGGCCTGGTGACGGCCGCGACGTTCGGGTCGGTGCTGTCCGTGCCCGTGCACGGAGTGTGCACCCTGGACGGTCTCGCGTACGCCGCCGGACAGGCCGGCATCGAGGGACCCTTCGCCGTCGCGACGGACGCCCGCCGCAAGGAGGTCTACTGGGCGCGGTACGAGGACCCCCGCACCCGGACCGGTGAACCCGCGGTCGACCGGCCCGCCGACATCGCCGCGCAGCTCGCCGGGGTCCCCGTGGTCGGCGCGGGCGCGGTGCTCTACCCCGACGCGTTCCCGGACGCGCGCGGCCCCGAGCACGTCGCGGCCGGCGCCCTGGCCGCCCTCGCCGCCGAACGCCTCGCCTCGGGCGCGGACATGCTGCCGCCGCAGCCGCTCTACCTCCGCAGGCCCGACGCGCAGGTCCCGAAGAACTACAAGGTGGTCACGCCGAAGTGA
- a CDS encoding L,D-transpeptidase, producing the protein MAALTAAAVVAVGFLAYQASANAPATLAPQPEASSSSPAAAGHPEPKGGKDPLTVPASSGAGMRVVYALGGRRVWLVDARNRPTRTFRVTPSAVSALPGTYEVTSRSGTVTGSDGVPIEHVVRFATTDDVSIGFSAAQDGSTESPGRTLKAGGVRMSRADGNAVWTFATVGTKVVVVR; encoded by the coding sequence GTGGCCGCGCTCACCGCGGCGGCTGTCGTCGCGGTCGGGTTCCTGGCCTACCAGGCATCGGCGAACGCCCCCGCCACCCTCGCCCCCCAGCCGGAGGCGTCCAGCAGTTCGCCGGCCGCGGCGGGCCACCCCGAGCCGAAGGGCGGGAAGGACCCGCTCACGGTTCCGGCCTCCTCGGGCGCGGGGATGCGGGTGGTGTACGCGCTGGGCGGGCGGCGGGTGTGGCTGGTCGACGCGAGGAACAGGCCGACGCGGACCTTCAGGGTCACGCCGAGTGCGGTGAGCGCGCTTCCGGGTACCTACGAGGTCACCTCACGCTCCGGCACCGTCACCGGCTCCGACGGGGTGCCGATCGAGCACGTGGTGCGGTTCGCGACGACCGACGACGTGTCCATCGGCTTCAGCGCCGCGCAGGACGGCTCGACGGAGAGCCCGGGCCGGACGCTGAAGGCGGGCGGCGTACGGATGTCCCGTGCGGACGGCAACGCGGTGTGGACGTTCGCCACGGTCGGCACGAAGGTCGTCGTGGTCCGCTAG
- the tsaE gene encoding tRNA (adenosine(37)-N6)-threonylcarbamoyltransferase complex ATPase subunit type 1 TsaE, producing MEAPHNSPAAEVAEGTAPGTVTVNLAVESPEQMRALGRRIAGVLRPGDLVMLTGELGAGKTTLTRGLGEGLGVRGAVTSPTFVIARVHPALGDGPALVHVDAYRLGGGLDEMEDLDLDVSLPDSVVVVEWGDGKVEELSEDRLQVLIDRAVGDTDDERRAVTLVGVGARWAELGLAPWTPWVVDGDDGPGEA from the coding sequence ATGGAAGCACCGCACAACAGCCCGGCGGCTGAGGTCGCCGAAGGCACCGCGCCGGGCACCGTCACCGTGAACCTGGCCGTCGAGTCCCCCGAACAGATGCGGGCCCTGGGCCGCCGGATCGCCGGTGTGCTGCGCCCCGGCGACCTCGTGATGCTCACCGGCGAGCTCGGCGCCGGCAAGACGACCCTGACCCGCGGCCTCGGCGAGGGCCTGGGGGTGCGCGGCGCCGTCACGTCCCCCACGTTCGTGATCGCCCGCGTCCACCCGGCGCTCGGCGACGGCCCGGCGCTGGTCCATGTCGACGCCTACCGCCTGGGCGGTGGGCTCGACGAGATGGAGGACCTGGACCTCGATGTGTCGCTGCCGGACTCGGTGGTGGTCGTCGAGTGGGGCGACGGCAAGGTCGAGGAGCTCTCGGAGGACCGGCTCCAGGTGCTGATCGACCGCGCGGTCGGTGACACGGACGACGAACGGCGCGCGGTGACGCTGGTGGGCGTGGGCGCACGCTGGGCGGAACTGGGGCTCGCGCCGTGGACCCCGTGGGTGGTGGACGGGGACGACGGGCCCGGTGAGGCCTGA
- a CDS encoding alpha/beta fold hydrolase, which produces MSEISAGDAMATAASTVGWRRAGIAGAAIGVIAAGAAAGVAVERLTVGRGMRRRARLALDATGPYGSLRGLPGRAAADDGTELYYETDEIEPGGGTGTGGTPPGAAAGPRSRRLFGRKAPAPVTVVFSHGYCLSQDSWHFQRAALRGLVRTVHWDQRSHGRSERGRAQAQGVHVGIDQLGRDLKAVIDAAAPEGPLVLVGHSMGGMTIMALADQYPALFRDRVVAVAFIGTSSGKLGEVSFGLPVAGVNAVRRVLPGVLKALGSQPELVERGRRATADLFAGLIKRYSFGSRDVDPAVERFAERLIESTPIDVVAEFYPAFTEYDKSAALPQFHEVPVLILAGDKDLVTPSSHSEAIADELPDAELVIVPDAGHLVMLEHPETVTDRLADLLVRAGAVTESSNVGGHGSTAQQPGG; this is translated from the coding sequence GTGAGCGAGATCAGCGCGGGGGACGCGATGGCGACGGCCGCTTCGACGGTCGGCTGGCGCCGGGCGGGGATCGCCGGGGCCGCCATAGGTGTGATCGCGGCGGGCGCGGCGGCCGGTGTCGCGGTCGAGCGGCTGACGGTCGGCCGCGGGATGCGGAGGCGGGCCCGGCTGGCGCTGGACGCCACCGGACCCTACGGCTCGCTGCGCGGGCTGCCGGGCCGGGCCGCGGCCGACGACGGCACCGAGCTGTACTACGAGACCGACGAGATCGAACCCGGCGGCGGCACCGGCACGGGCGGTACGCCCCCCGGCGCCGCGGCCGGTCCGCGCAGCCGCCGGCTCTTCGGGCGCAAGGCCCCCGCCCCCGTCACGGTCGTCTTCAGCCACGGCTACTGCCTCAGCCAGGACTCCTGGCACTTCCAGCGCGCGGCCCTGCGCGGCCTCGTGCGCACGGTCCACTGGGACCAGCGCAGCCACGGCCGCTCGGAGCGCGGCCGGGCGCAGGCGCAGGGCGTCCACGTCGGCATCGACCAGCTCGGCCGCGACCTGAAGGCCGTGATCGACGCGGCCGCGCCCGAGGGCCCACTGGTGCTGGTCGGGCACTCCATGGGCGGCATGACGATCATGGCGCTCGCCGACCAGTACCCGGCCCTGTTCCGCGACCGGGTCGTCGCCGTCGCCTTCATCGGGACATCGAGCGGGAAGCTCGGCGAGGTCAGCTTCGGGCTGCCGGTGGCGGGCGTGAACGCGGTACGGCGGGTGCTGCCCGGGGTGCTGAAGGCGCTCGGCTCGCAGCCGGAGCTGGTGGAGCGCGGGAGGCGGGCGACCGCGGATCTGTTCGCGGGGCTGATCAAGCGGTACTCGTTCGGTTCGCGGGACGTGGACCCGGCGGTCGAGCGGTTCGCCGAGCGGCTCATCGAGTCCACACCGATCGATGTGGTCGCGGAGTTCTACCCGGCCTTCACCGAGTACGACAAGAGCGCCGCGCTGCCCCAGTTCCACGAGGTCCCGGTGCTGATCCTGGCGGGCGACAAGGACCTGGTGACACCCAGCTCGCACAGCGAGGCGATCGCGGACGAGCTGCCCGACGCGGAGCTGGTCATCGTGCCGGACGCCGGGCACCTGGTGATGCTGGAGCACCCGGAGACGGTGACGGACCGGCTGGCCGACCTGCTGGTGAGGGCGGGAGCCGTAACGGAATCCTCTAACGTTGGCGGGCATGGAAGCACCGCACAACAGCCCGGCGGCTGA
- the alr gene encoding alanine racemase, whose protein sequence is MNETASLRARAEIDLAALRANVRVLRARASGAQLMAVVKSDAYGHGAVPCARAALEAGATWLGTATPQEALALRAAGLGGRVMCWLWTPGGPWREAIEADVDVSVSGMWALREVTAAAAGAGRPARVQLKADTGLGRNGCQPADWPELVAAARAAEDAGTVRITGLWSHFACADEPGHPSIAAQLDVFRDMVAYAEKAGAEPEVRHIANSPATLTVPESHFDLVRTGIAMYGISPSPELGTPADFGLRPVMTLVASVALVKQVPAGHGISYGHHYTTSRETTLGLVPVGYADGIPRHASGRGPVLVGGVRRTVAGRVAMDQFVVDLAGDVVEEGSDAVLFGPGDRGEPSAEDWARAADTIAYEIVTRIGGRVPRVYRDGTADGKSAGS, encoded by the coding sequence ATGAACGAGACAGCGTCCTTGAGAGCCCGTGCCGAGATCGACCTCGCCGCACTCCGCGCCAACGTGCGCGTTCTGCGTGCCCGGGCGTCCGGCGCGCAGCTCATGGCCGTGGTCAAGTCCGACGCGTACGGACACGGCGCGGTGCCCTGTGCCCGTGCCGCGCTCGAAGCCGGCGCCACCTGGCTGGGCACCGCCACCCCGCAGGAGGCGCTCGCCCTGCGCGCGGCGGGGCTCGGCGGCCGGGTGATGTGCTGGCTGTGGACGCCCGGCGGGCCCTGGCGCGAGGCGATCGAGGCCGATGTCGATGTCTCGGTGAGCGGTATGTGGGCGCTGCGCGAGGTCACCGCGGCGGCCGCCGGGGCGGGCCGCCCCGCCCGTGTCCAGCTCAAGGCCGACACCGGCCTCGGCCGCAACGGCTGCCAGCCCGCCGACTGGCCCGAGCTGGTCGCCGCCGCCCGCGCCGCCGAGGACGCGGGCACCGTCCGGATCACCGGCCTCTGGTCCCACTTCGCCTGCGCGGACGAGCCCGGACACCCCTCCATCGCCGCCCAGCTGGACGTGTTCCGCGACATGGTGGCGTACGCCGAGAAGGCCGGTGCCGAGCCCGAGGTGCGGCACATCGCCAACTCCCCGGCGACGCTGACCGTCCCCGAGTCGCACTTCGACCTGGTGCGGACCGGGATCGCCATGTACGGCATCTCGCCCAGCCCCGAGCTGGGCACCCCGGCCGACTTCGGACTGCGTCCGGTGATGACGCTCGTCGCGTCGGTCGCCCTGGTCAAACAGGTGCCGGCCGGGCACGGCATCAGCTACGGGCACCACTACACGACATCCCGGGAGACCACGCTCGGCCTGGTGCCGGTGGGGTACGCGGACGGCATCCCGCGCCATGCCTCGGGCCGCGGCCCGGTGCTGGTCGGCGGCGTCCGGCGGACGGTCGCGGGCCGGGTGGCCATGGACCAGTTCGTCGTCGACCTCGCCGGGGACGTGGTCGAGGAGGGCAGCGACGCCGTGCTGTTCGGCCCGGGGGACCGGGGCGAGCCGAGCGCCGAGGACTGGGCGCGGGCGGCGGACACGATCGCGTACGAGATCGTCACCAGGATCGGCGGCCGGGTGCCACGCGTCTACCGGGACGGGACGGCGGACGGCAAGTCGGCCGGGTCCTGA